One genomic region from Conexibacter woesei DSM 14684 encodes:
- a CDS encoding phosphotransferase, translated as MTDVADLRARLTERLPGLEIRSVTEMLNGWDSVVLDVNDELIARFPKRDEVLVQLEKELPLLAELDRRLPGRVPAPTRVGAPTDPDRFLTYSKLHGVALSPELASGSHGPALADQIGELLTVVHGIDTAMVVGFGIPEASAGDWRAQYVELYERISDGVLPTLDPAERASIEQTWRTFLDDPANFAFTPTLVHGDLACEHILCDAGQGTVTGVIDWGDARLGDPAFDFVGLYAECGWDFTRAVAAAYGGEPGATWEQRVAFYTFVIPFIGLLAGAELGDEGILAEARDGLAALLAERA; from the coding sequence GTGACCGATGTTGCCGACCTGCGCGCTCGCCTGACCGAGCGCCTGCCGGGGTTGGAGATCCGCAGCGTGACCGAGATGCTGAACGGCTGGGACTCGGTCGTGCTCGACGTCAACGACGAGCTGATCGCGCGCTTCCCCAAGCGCGACGAGGTGCTGGTCCAGCTCGAGAAGGAGCTGCCGCTGCTCGCCGAGCTGGATCGGCGGCTGCCGGGTCGCGTGCCGGCGCCGACGCGAGTGGGCGCCCCGACGGATCCCGATCGCTTCCTCACCTACAGCAAGCTCCACGGCGTCGCGCTCTCCCCCGAGCTTGCGAGCGGCTCGCATGGCCCGGCGCTGGCGGATCAGATCGGCGAACTGCTCACGGTCGTCCACGGGATCGACACTGCGATGGTGGTCGGGTTCGGCATCCCGGAGGCGAGCGCCGGCGACTGGCGCGCACAGTACGTCGAGCTGTACGAGCGCATCTCCGATGGGGTTCTGCCGACGCTCGATCCGGCCGAGAGGGCGAGCATCGAGCAGACCTGGCGCACGTTCCTCGACGATCCGGCGAACTTCGCCTTCACGCCGACGCTCGTCCACGGCGACCTCGCCTGCGAGCACATCCTCTGCGACGCGGGGCAGGGCACGGTCACGGGCGTGATCGACTGGGGCGACGCGAGACTTGGCGACCCGGCGTTCGACTTCGTCGGCCTCTACGCCGAGTGCGGGTGGGACTTCACCCGTGCTGTCGCGGCCGCATACGGCGGTGAGCCGGGGGCGACGTGGGAGCAGCGGGTCGCCTTCTACACCTTCGTTATCCCGTTCATCGGCCTGCTGGCCGGTGCCGAGCTGGGCGACGAGGGGATCCTCGCGGAAGCGCGCGACGGGCTCGCCGCGCTGCTGGCCGAGCGGGCGTGA
- a CDS encoding helix-turn-helix transcriptional regulator: protein MRGPAIRRSSLRSSRPCTTAWSGEGTRSRRSSNRATRRCASARAGLHEPTQQRGSGGHRLSCLVAEPRVLPGHPRRTGREHQNRSRSRRRERGRRRLRSDRGRSHGENATRLHGLSQEELARRMGSHRNYIGAIERNRSRDVQVGTIVRLAEALDVPTRGFSERYVGGATLPLRNREFVRVCEGGPTAMGALLRATRIANRATIQQLGSASGLHHNYVATLERGGIRSPRLSTIARATRPLAASDETHRDLFITAIRLYAGEAAAAAPGSRSVSARCG, encoded by the coding sequence GTGCGCGGACCAGCCATCAGGCGATCGTCGCTCAGGTCATCGCGACCCTGCACGACAGCTTGGAGCGGCGAGGGTACGCGGTCTCGGCGATCCTCGAACCGCGCGACCCGTCGCTGCGCGTCGGCGCGCGCTGGTTTGCACGAGCCCACACAGCAGCGGGGAAGTGGGGGACATCGCCTGTCGTGTCTGGTGGCCGAGCCGCGCGTCCTACCGGGCCACCCTCGCCGAACCGGCCGAGAACACCAGAATCGCTCGCGGAGCCGACGCCGTGAGCGCGGGCGTCGCCGCCTCCGGAGCGACCGCGGTCGGTCGCATGGTGAGAACGCTACGAGGCTTCACGGTCTCTCGCAAGAGGAGCTGGCGCGGCGGATGGGGAGCCACCGCAACTACATCGGCGCGATCGAGCGAAACAGGTCGCGAGACGTTCAGGTCGGAACCATCGTGCGCCTTGCCGAAGCGCTCGACGTGCCGACCCGCGGGTTCTCCGAACGATACGTCGGAGGCGCCACGCTCCCGCTTCGCAACCGGGAATTCGTGCGCGTCTGCGAAGGCGGGCCGACGGCGATGGGCGCCCTCCTGCGCGCCACGCGCATCGCAAATCGGGCGACAATCCAGCAGCTCGGGTCCGCCTCCGGCCTGCATCACAATTACGTCGCGACGCTGGAGCGGGGCGGGATCCGCTCCCCACGGCTGAGCACGATCGCACGCGCCACGCGCCCGCTCGCAGCCAGCGACGAGACCCATCGCGACCTGTTCATCACCGCGATCCGGCTCTATGCCGGTGAGGCTGCTGCCGCTGCGCCTGGCAGTCGGAGCGTTTCGGCCCGCTGCGGCTAG
- a CDS encoding Gfo/Idh/MocA family protein, with protein sequence MSAAEIGVGMWGYGFMGRTHANAYRQVRHLPGAHAARPRQLVIGGRDGEAARQAAATYGFARHASDWREIVADPEVQLFDNSAWHDVHEEPCIAAAQAGKHVLCEKPLALDADAGRRMLAAVERAGVQHMVAFNYRFAPAVRRARELIAAGQLGEVRRIHVCYFQDHQADASLPSPWGGRSQTGVLDGLGSHAIDLARFLVGEIESVTADIRTFIPERGAGAGSRERIAMTEDDAFSAQVAFSAGALGVLEAAWVYAGSKNALRFEVNGSEGSLSWNLEDLNHLHFNRVPSGSGDPGGTRSLLVTDRGDPYVGAWWPPGHVLGWEHLHANLVAAFVDAIATGEPVAPWGATFADGLRAIEVAEAIRRSAASGRRETVGPPSIGARS encoded by the coding sequence ATGAGCGCTGCCGAGATCGGCGTCGGCATGTGGGGCTACGGCTTCATGGGCCGCACGCACGCCAACGCCTACCGGCAGGTGCGCCATCTTCCCGGCGCACACGCCGCGCGGCCGCGACAGCTCGTGATCGGCGGGCGTGACGGCGAGGCTGCGCGGCAGGCCGCCGCGACGTACGGCTTCGCCCGGCACGCGAGCGACTGGCGCGAGATCGTCGCCGATCCGGAGGTACAGCTGTTCGACAACAGCGCCTGGCACGACGTGCACGAGGAGCCGTGCATCGCGGCCGCGCAAGCCGGCAAGCACGTGCTGTGCGAGAAGCCGCTCGCGCTCGACGCGGACGCCGGCAGGCGGATGCTGGCGGCAGTCGAGCGGGCCGGCGTGCAGCACATGGTCGCGTTCAACTACCGCTTCGCGCCGGCGGTGCGGCGTGCGCGCGAGCTGATCGCGGCGGGCCAGCTCGGCGAGGTCCGGCGTATCCACGTCTGCTACTTCCAGGACCATCAGGCGGATGCATCGCTGCCGAGCCCGTGGGGCGGCCGCTCGCAGACCGGCGTGCTCGACGGGCTCGGATCGCACGCGATCGACCTGGCGCGCTTCCTCGTCGGCGAGATCGAGAGCGTCACGGCGGACATCAGGACGTTCATCCCCGAGCGCGGCGCCGGCGCGGGGTCGCGGGAGCGCATCGCGATGACCGAGGACGACGCATTCAGCGCGCAGGTCGCCTTCTCCGCAGGTGCCCTGGGCGTTCTGGAGGCCGCCTGGGTCTACGCCGGCAGCAAGAACGCCCTGCGCTTCGAGGTCAACGGTTCCGAGGGATCGCTGTCGTGGAACCTCGAGGACCTCAACCACCTGCACTTCAACCGCGTCCCGTCCGGGTCGGGGGATCCCGGCGGGACGCGCTCCCTGCTCGTCACCGATCGTGGCGACCCGTACGTCGGCGCCTGGTGGCCGCCCGGCCACGTGCTCGGTTGGGAGCATCTGCATGCGAACCTCGTCGCTGCGTTCGTCGACGCGATCGCGACGGGCGAGCCGGTGGCGCCGTGGGGCGCGACGTTCGCCGACGGTCTGCGCGCGATCGAGGTGGCGGAGGCGATTCGCCGTTCCGCCGCCTCGGGCCGGCGCGAGACGGTCGGCCCGCCGTCGATCGGAGCACGCTCGTGA
- a CDS encoding Gfo/Idh/MocA family protein: protein MSLNVGMLGTGGIASYHLAGFAECADRARIAAVADVNEDAARAFAKAAGAERIYTRWQDVIEDDAIDAVDISLPHDLHAEVAVAAAEAGKHILVEKPIATTLEDADRMLAAAERAGVTLAVLHDRRFSPSYELAKQLLDDGVIGRPLLYRLDHNQAPQFPEGSWARSRERLGGGAVMSCLTHIIDLARHYAGDVADVGCWSVTLPEKMEGEIIGVVPMRFASGAVGDLSINWNVKGRKSEHGTWYEMVWISGTEGTLHTFNDGERHSFGGVRYMRYGEEGDPFQFVPAESRLTGHQRAILDFVDSVLNRTQPLVTGAEGRAAIEVALAAYEAERDGRVVTLPLR, encoded by the coding sequence GTGAGCTTGAACGTCGGGATGCTCGGGACTGGCGGCATCGCCAGCTATCACCTCGCCGGCTTCGCGGAGTGCGCCGACCGCGCACGCATCGCCGCGGTGGCCGACGTCAACGAGGACGCGGCGCGTGCGTTCGCGAAGGCCGCCGGCGCCGAGCGGATCTACACCCGCTGGCAGGACGTGATCGAGGACGACGCGATCGACGCCGTCGACATCAGCCTCCCGCACGACCTCCACGCCGAGGTCGCCGTCGCGGCGGCCGAGGCGGGCAAGCACATCCTCGTCGAGAAGCCGATCGCGACCACGCTCGAGGACGCCGACCGGATGCTCGCGGCGGCCGAGCGCGCCGGCGTGACGCTCGCGGTGCTGCACGACCGGCGCTTCTCGCCGTCCTACGAGCTGGCCAAGCAGCTGCTCGACGACGGCGTGATCGGGCGGCCCCTGCTCTACCGCCTCGACCACAACCAGGCGCCGCAGTTCCCGGAAGGCAGCTGGGCACGCTCGCGCGAGCGTCTCGGCGGCGGCGCGGTCATGAGCTGCCTGACGCACATCATCGATCTCGCGCGCCACTACGCCGGTGACGTGGCGGACGTCGGCTGCTGGTCGGTGACGCTGCCGGAGAAGATGGAGGGCGAGATCATCGGGGTCGTCCCGATGCGTTTCGCCTCCGGCGCGGTCGGCGACCTCTCGATCAACTGGAACGTCAAGGGCCGCAAGAGCGAGCACGGCACCTGGTACGAGATGGTCTGGATCTCCGGCACCGAGGGGACGCTCCACACCTTCAACGACGGCGAGCGCCATTCCTTCGGCGGCGTGCGCTACATGCGCTACGGCGAGGAGGGCGATCCGTTCCAGTTCGTCCCCGCAGAGAGCAGACTGACCGGGCATCAGCGCGCGATCCTCGACTTCGTCGACAGCGTGCTGAACAGAACTCAGCCGCTCGTCACCGGCGCCGAGGGCCGGGCCGCGATCGAGGTCGCGCTCGCCGCCTACGAGGCCGAACGCGACGGGCGCGTCGTCACCTTGCCGCTGCGATGA
- a CDS encoding sugar phosphate isomerase/epimerase family protein, whose amino-acid sequence MAPRVGLDAYSLLGDIVEGATVEVLERVRSLGADGLQATLPSDEGRARELFAAAADWGMYLEPYVKLPVHWSGDAELIAVRERDFELVTRLASELGARTLHCSIGAGERFEDFARWQEYKQQVATVVRRLAPRLEERGLRLGIENHGDFTTRELVQLAEASGSRHVGVGLDTGNLLYFAEDVRSATERVAALVHSVHLKDALLFPHPRGAQRAVAAPGTGQVDFEVVIGTLLRANPDLNLTIEDHGDVLPVPFFDRGWLERLPELSAVDIAASAELAARGGRLLREHRLADPHAVDAIPWELRAPGRLRAGIAAIRAAAGRAIENERKEEQ is encoded by the coding sequence ATGGCACCTCGCGTCGGCTTAGACGCATACAGCTTGCTCGGCGACATCGTCGAGGGCGCGACCGTCGAGGTCCTCGAGCGCGTGCGCTCGCTCGGCGCCGACGGTCTGCAGGCGACCCTGCCGAGCGACGAGGGACGGGCGCGAGAGCTGTTCGCCGCGGCGGCGGACTGGGGCATGTATCTCGAGCCCTACGTCAAGCTGCCCGTCCACTGGAGCGGCGACGCCGAGCTGATCGCCGTGCGTGAGCGGGACTTCGAGCTGGTGACGCGGCTCGCCTCTGAGCTGGGCGCGCGCACGCTGCACTGCTCGATCGGCGCGGGCGAGCGCTTCGAGGACTTCGCGCGCTGGCAGGAGTACAAGCAGCAGGTCGCGACGGTGGTGCGCCGGCTGGCGCCGCGGTTGGAGGAGCGCGGCCTGCGCCTGGGGATCGAGAACCACGGCGACTTCACGACGCGCGAGCTGGTGCAGCTCGCCGAGGCGAGCGGCTCGCGTCACGTCGGTGTGGGCTTGGACACCGGCAACCTGCTCTATTTCGCCGAGGACGTGCGCAGCGCGACCGAGCGGGTCGCCGCGCTCGTGCACTCGGTCCATCTGAAGGACGCGCTGCTGTTCCCGCACCCACGCGGGGCACAGCGGGCCGTTGCCGCTCCCGGAACCGGCCAGGTCGACTTCGAGGTCGTGATCGGGACGCTGCTGCGTGCGAACCCCGATCTGAACCTGACGATCGAGGACCACGGCGACGTGCTGCCGGTTCCCTTCTTCGACCGCGGCTGGCTGGAGCGGCTGCCGGAGCTGTCTGCCGTCGACATCGCGGCGAGCGCGGAACTGGCAGCGCGCGGCGGCCGGCTGCTGCGCGAGCACCGCTTGGCGGATCCACACGCGGTCGACGCCATCCCCTGGGAGCTGCGCGCCCCTGGACGCCTGCGCGCCGGCATCGCCGCCATCCGCGCGGCCGCCGGGCGCGCCATCGAGAACGAACGCAAGGAGGAGCAGTGA